Genomic window (Psychromonas sp. L1A2):
CCGGCGAATAAACCAGAAGTAGGGTCAAGCCCAATCCAACCAGCGCCAGGAATATAAACCTCAGTCCAAGCATGTAAATCAGTAAAGTCTTCTTCTGGTCCACTTGGTCCATCTAATGATTTTTGATCAGATGTTAATTGCACCAAGTAACCTGATACAAATCGAGAAGCTAAGCCAAGATGACGGAATAACTGTACTAATAACCAAGCCGAGTCACGACACGATCCCGTTCCTTTAGTGATTGTTTCATTAGCAGTTTGTACACCTGGCTCTAAACGAATGCCATAACCAACTAATTCATAGATAACCTGATTCACTGCAACTAAGAAGTCAACGCTACGAATTGGCTCTTTAGGGCGTAAAGAGGCAATTAGTTCTAGAAATTTAGTACTCGCTTTACGTTTTTTTAAATAAGGGGCAAGCTCGGCTTTTGATACTGAATCATAAACAAAAGGAAATTCTTCAGCATATTCTTCTAAAAAGAAATCAAAAGGGTTAATAACAGTAAGTTCTGCTACTAAATCAACGGTAAAGCTAAATTCTGTGGTGGGTTTATTAAATACAACTCTTGCTTGATAATTACCGAAAGGATCTTGTTGCCAATTTATATAATGATCTTCGGGTACAATTTTTAAAGAATAACTTTTAATTTTAGTGCGGCTGTGGGGTGCAGGACGTAAACGAAATATGTGCGGCCCCATCTTAACTGAACGGTCATATTTATATTCAGTATGGTGTGTAATACCAACAGTAATGGTCATCAACTAATCCCCTTTAATGATACGCAACTATATAAATAACATGAAAATGTTATTTGGTGTTGATTTTATTTTCTGCAATATTTATTCCACTTACTTCAAATACAACAAAATAAGGGCTTTAGCTTGATTAGCAGCCTAAATCAATCAATTAACAGAATGAATTCCCCGTTAAATACAATAAAAAATAGTACTCCATATAATCAATGGTGCAAGGAATGCACTAAAATAGTACTAAAAAACAGTAAAATAGCTGTCCAGTATAAACTTAATTTCTAGTGAAGAATGACAGATAAGTCAGAAAAAACCACTTCTCCTGTATCTTAAATCTTAAGAAAAACATGAATCCTTTTTGAATATCTTTTTAGTGATGGTAATTAGCACTTAAGAGCCCTGTCCTAACGAAATAATTAGAGAACAGTAATGCAAAAAATAGATTAATAATGGAATACAAACCTCTGTAATAATAAACCATGACCCACTATCACCGAAAAATCTAACCGAACAGTCCACTTATAATTATAAAATAATAAAGAAAAAGGATATAAGTACTTATTAAAAAAGAGATTAATTATATTTAATGTACGCCTTACCTAGCGTCAAAAAAAGTTAACAATAAACCTGCTAAGAAGGTTAATAAAGATGCTATGATAGGACATCTTTTGAGCGTTTAAGTAATAAAAAAACGAGCAAGATTTATTAAGATAAAATAAGCAATTTGAGCGACATTCGTTCAAATGTTTTATTCATATCATAATGTTCAAAATTACTAATAAAATGCTAATAAATAATGCACTTCAAACGACCCGATTTCTTCGGTTCAGTAACATCAAAACAATTTACCTAATAGGATAATTTCGTATGCAAAAGCTAACAGATATTGGTGAAAATTTCGTCAATGATATAGCGTCACGTTATGGCTTAAGCCACGATGCAGTCCTCCACATGTTAGTTGCTGTGAATAATGGAGGTTGCTCCATGGCACAATTTAACTGCCCTGAACTAGGCGGTTCTGGCCAATGGATGCGTGGCGGTATGACAATGGTTGGCGATATGTTTAATAATGGTCTGAAAACGACGGTTGATAACATATGTAATGAACTATCAAACATACTCAGTAATAACCAAATATTTCCAATGATTCCAGCGGGTACACCCGGCAGTAATCAATGGTGGCCAGTTAATTTAGGCACTCCATTCAGTAGTGGTGCACAGAATAATAGTCGTTATGCTGTTTTTCCTAATCGATTAGCTGTTGAATTAAATGGACAAGTTTCTGTATATGACACACTAAACCATAATATTGGCGGTGTAAGTCAACAGCAAGGTAGTAATGATTCTCTCAGCTTTAGTAGTCAATTTGGCACACTGAGCGTAAATAGTTTACCTTTAGTTTCAGGCCAAGCAATGCCTCCTGCGCCGCAAACTAACTTTGTACAACAAGATAACTTTACAGAAAAAAATACGGCACCTGAGTTTGTTCCAAATCAACCGAATGTAAATGAAACGATTACAAATAATTCGAATACTGAAACAACAAACCAAACACTAGAAATTATAGCAAAATTAGCTGAGCTACGTGATTTAGGTGCGCTGACAGATGATGAATATAATAGTAAGAAATCTGATTTATTACAGCGAATTTAGTCGATAACCTCGATTAAAAGAATCAAATACCATTATTATTATGTTGTCATTTAGCTATGCACAAAATAATCAATGATGGTATTAATTCAAATATATTATTTTTATATTGATTATTTTAAATAGCTAAGTCGTAAAATGTCTAAAACATGCTTAATGCTTGTTGAGCTGAGTACGATACTCGATAATGAACTATGCTTTTTCCATCCCTTTATTCTCCGGTATTAATATGAAAACATTCCAATGTAATTGCAAAGATCAACCTATTTTATTTTTTGAAAGCACTCACTGCATTGCTTGCTCAAGAACAGTTGGATTGGATGATGAATTTGACCAAGTAGAACCTTATGAACTTGATCAAAAAACAGGCTTATTTTTTAAAGCAGCAACCCCAAAAATTCATTATAAAAAATGTGACAATAATGAACAATTTAATGCCTGTAATGGCATGGTTAATTTAAGTACTTTTGTACCTGATCCAGATAACGAAGAAATGCTGTGCTTTGGCTGTCGTTTTAATGAAACCGTTCCGGATTTAAGCATTGTTGAACATATTCCTTTATGGAAAAAAATGGAAACAGCTAAGCGCCGCGCTCTTTATACTTTAAAAGCACTGCCCATTCCGCTACAAACTATCAGTGAAAACCCTGAAACAGGGTTAAGTTTTGATTTTATTACTGACCG
Coding sequences:
- a CDS encoding SHOCT domain-containing protein, coding for MQKLTDIGENFVNDIASRYGLSHDAVLHMLVAVNNGGCSMAQFNCPELGGSGQWMRGGMTMVGDMFNNGLKTTVDNICNELSNILSNNQIFPMIPAGTPGSNQWWPVNLGTPFSSGAQNNSRYAVFPNRLAVELNGQVSVYDTLNHNIGGVSQQQGSNDSLSFSSQFGTLSVNSLPLVSGQAMPPAPQTNFVQQDNFTEKNTAPEFVPNQPNVNETITNNSNTETTNQTLEIIAKLAELRDLGALTDDEYNSKKSDLLQRI